The bacterium genome contains the following window.
CCGCCCGGCGCCATCGACGCTCGCCGCTTCGTACAGCGATGGTCGGATGCTCTGCAGGCCGGCCATGAAGACGACCATGTTGAAGCCGAAGCCTTTCCACACCGCCAGGACGATGATCGCCGCCAGCGCCAGGCGGGGATCGCCGAGCCAGTCCCGCGGCGCGATGCCGACCAGTCCGAGGCCGTAGTTCAGCAGCCCGACGCGCGGGTGGTAGAGGTAGCGCCACACCACGGCGACGGCGACCAGGCTGGTCACCACCGGGACGAAGAAGAGGGTCCGGAAGAGCGCCGCGAGGCGCACCGCCGCGGCGGTCACGAGCAGCGCCGCGGTCAGCGAGACGGCGATCGAGAGCGGCGTCGCGACGGCGACGAAGACGGCGGTGTTGACCAGCGCCCGCCAGAACAGCGGGTCGCGTGCGAGGGCGAGGTAATTGCGGGCGCCGATGACTCGCAGGTGGTCGGGGTCGGCGACGGCATAGATGTCGAAGTCGGTGAGGCTGAGCAGCAGCGAGGCGGCGACCGGCAGGAGGAAGAATCCGGCGATCAGCAGCAGCGCTGGTGCGGCGAAGGCGATGCCGGCCCGCGCCTGCCGGGTCTCGAGCGCGGCGCTCACGATCCGTCCCCGGTGGGCGCCGCCGCCGCGGCGCCCTGTCGCAGCAACCAGCGCCGCTTCGCCAGGATGGCGTCGACCTCGCGGTCGAGCTCGGCGAGAGCCTCGTCCGGGCTGCGATCGCCGCGCACCGCCGCCTCGGCGGCGCGGCTGATGGCGGCGGCGATGCGCTCCCATTCCGGGATACGCGGCGGCGGTTCGACGTGCTGGAGCTGCGTCAAGAAGGCGGCGACCCGCGGGTCGTCGGCGAGCTGCCCGGCCGCCCAGGCCGAGGGCCGCGCCGGCAGATCACCGCTCAGCCGATGGAACGCGAGCTGCTGTTCGGCCGCCGTCAGGTAGGTGACCAGGGCCCACGCGGCGTCGGCGTGCGGCGTCCCGGCCGCGATCGCCAGGCTGGCGCCGCCGGCGATCGAGACCCCCGGCTGGCCGGCGTCGGGCCCGGGCATCGGAGCCGTGGCCCAGCTTCCCTGCAGGTGCGCCGGCAGTCGCCCGGCCAGCTCGTCGAGGTTCCACGGGCCGCTGATGAAGACGCTGAAGAAGCCGCCGGCGAAGTCCTGGTAGAGGTTGGCGATCTGTCCCTGCGCCCCGGTGGGCGCGAGATGGCGCGTGAAAAAGTCGAGGTAGAAGGCGAAGGCCGCGCGGAACTGGGCCGACTCGAAATTGCCCCACTCGGCGTCGCCGCGCAGCAGCTCGGCGCCCTGCTGCATGGCCAGGATCACCGGCGTCTGCCAGTCGTCGAGCGGCAGCAGGATCGCGTAGCCGCCGTCGGCGGCGCGCTCGAGATCGCCCAGGGCGCGCAGCCACTCCCCCCAGTCGCGCGGCACCGCCGGCCAACCGGCGGCGCGCAGGCGGTCCGAGCGGTAGAACAGCACGCGGGTATCGACGTACCAGGGCAGCGCCCAGGTGCGCCCGTCGATGCGGTTGGCGGCGGCGATGCCGGGGAACTGGTCGGTATCCGGTGTGGCGCCGAGCCGCTCGTCGAGCGGCTGGACGGCGCCCAGGGCGACCAGCTCCGGCGTCCAGGTGGTGCCGACCTGGAACACGTCCGGCATCGAGCCACCGACGAACGCGGTCAGCAGCTTCTCGTGCGCGGCGCTCCAGGGGATCTGCTGGACGCGGACGCGGATCTCGGGGTGGGCGCGTTCGAAGGCCGGCAGCAGCCGCTGCACCACCTCCCCTTCCCGGCCCATCGCCCAGAAGCGCAGCTCGGTCTGCGGCGCCCCCTCGCGCCGCGCGCAGCCGGCGACGAAGAGGAGCGCGCCCAGGGAGTAGACGACTCGCCTCGTAACTGTCATGGTCCCGACGATCGCCCGTGACGCGCCCTGGCTGCCGACCCGTTCGTGATCTGCTGATCGCACTTCGAGATCTCCGCGAATGATCCGCGTCGAGGACGCCCTCGCCCTTAGCCGCCCGTGCGGCGGGCGGCAAATCGCGCTCGTCCTGCTCCTGGGCCTCGCCCTGCTCGGGATCGCCACGCCGCGCGCCGCCGCGGCGTTCGGGTTCGAGGATGTGACGGCGAAGGCGCAGGCGCTGGCCAAGGCCTCGTATCAGGAGCCGCCGCAAGTGCCGGGTTGGCTCCGCGACCTCACCTACGACCAGTGGCGCGACATCCGCTTCCGCCGCGAGCGGGCCCTGTGGAAGGACCAGAAGCTCCCCTTCCAGGTGCAGTTCTTCCATCCCGGCCTCTATTACGACCGGCCGGTCGCCATCAACGTCGTCAGCGACGGCGGGGTGAAGCCCGTGGCGTTCTCGCCCAACGACTTCGACTACGGCCGCAACGAGTTCGCCAGCCGCGTGCCGCAGAACCTCGGCTACGCCGGCTTCCGGGTCCACGCGCCGATCAAGAAACCCAACTACTACGACGAGGTCATCGTCTTCCTCGGCGCCTCGTACTTCCGCGCCGTCGGCAAGAACGAGGTCTTCGGCATGTCGGCGCGCGCCCTGGCGGTGGACACGGCGCTCTCGTCCGGCGAGGAGTTCCCGTACTTCCGCGAATTCTGGCTGGTGACGCCGAAGCCCAAGGACACCAAGCTGACGATCTACGCGCTGCTCGACAGTCCGAGCATCGCCGGCGCCTATCAGTTCGTGGTCGACCCGGGCGACCCGACGACCGTGGCGGTCGCCGCCCGCCTCTTCCCGCGGCGCAAGATCGAGAAGCTCGGCATCGCGCCGCTCACCACCATGTTCTTCGTCGGCGAGAACAGCCAACGCACCTACGAGGACTTCCGCCCCGAGGTGCACGACTCCGACGGCCTGCTCATCAATTTCAACAGCGGCGAGTGGCTCTGGCGGCCGCTCGACAATCCCCGCACCCTGCAGGTGAGCAGCTTCCGCACCGCGCACCCACTCGGCTTCGGGCTGCTGCAGCGCGACCGCAACTTCGATCACTACCAGGACCTCGAGACCCGTCCCGAGCTGCGGCCGAGCACCTGGGTGGCGCCGCAGGGCGACTGGGGCCAGGGCAGCGTCGAGCTGGTCGAGATCCCCACCAAGGCCGACATCAACGACAACGTGGTCGCCTTCTGGGTGCCCAGCAAACCGCCCGAGCCGGGCCAGATGGGGTCGTACGCCTATACGCTCTACTGGTACACGGACCTGCCGAGCATCTCGCCGAGCGGCCGCGTCGTCGCCACCCGTCGCGACCGCGGCACGGCGGACAATGCCTACCGCTTCGTCATCGACTTCGCCGGCAAGAAACTCGAATCGCTGCCCGAGGACACCGTGCTGCGCGGCGTCGTGACCATCGCCTCGGGCGACGACACCGCCGAGCTGCTCGACCAGCAGGTGGTGAAGAACCCGGTGACCGGCGGCTGGCGCCTCACCTTCCAGATCCGCCCCCTCAAGAGCGATCCGGTGGAGCTCCGGGCCTTCCTCGACCAGGGCGGCAACTCCCTCACCGAGACCTGGTCGGACGTCATCCACCCATGAGCGAGCACGCCGCGGCATCGTTCGGCGGCGGCGCGCCGGCGCCGCCGGGGGTCCCCTCCGATCGGCTGCTGCAGGACTGGAAGCTGGCCCGCCAGCGGGCCCTCACCTACCTCGAGGCCCTGCAGGTGCCGGAGGCCGACCGCGCCGCGCTGGCGAGCGCCGCCGTCGAACGGGCCCTGCATTCGCCCGCATGGGGCGCCGACGGCGATGCCATCGCCATGACCCTGCGCGCCCTGCGCGAGATCCTCGTCGAGCGCGAGACGCCGGATGCCGGCGCCGCGGCCGCCCATCTCGATCCCTTCGTCGCCTGGCGCCTGCGCCAGCTCACCACGCGACCCGCCGGCCGCCTGCCGCTGTGCCAGGGACGGCTGTGGTCGATGCCGCGCATCACCCGCCGCCGCATGGTGCCGGAATGGATCGAGCGCCGCTTCGTGCGCCGCATCGTCACCCGCCTCTTCCGCGGCCGGCGCCCCTCGCCGCCGGGCGCCGCGCACACCCACCGCGAGCTGCGCCAGCAACGCCGCCAACTGCCGTGGATCGGCGAGGCGCGGCGCCGCCGGGTGCTGCTGATCTTCCTGGTGTGGCTGCCGACCGTGGTCGCCAGCGGCTTCATGGCGAGCGTCCTGCCGCACCAGGGACGGTCGTGGATCGAGCTCGCGATCGTCACCTTCTTCGGCGCCCTCTTCGGCTGGATCTCGATCGGCTTCTGGACCGCGGTGTTCGGCTTCTTCACCCTGCTCCGCAAACGCCGCCGCTTCGCCATCACCAACCTGCCGGAGCTACCGGCCGACTTCGCGCCCGGCGGCCGCACCGCGATCTGCATGCCGATCTGCGAGGAACCGGTCGACCGCGTCTTCGCCGGCCTACGCGCCATCCGCGAGTCGCTGGCGCGCACCGGCGCCATCGGCCAGTTCGACATCTTCATCCTCAGCGACAGCAACACCCCCGACACCATCGTCGCCGAGGAGGCGGCGTGGGCGGAATGGTGCCGCGAGGTCGACGGGTTCGGCAGCATCTTCTACCGCCGTCGCCGCGTGCGGGTGCGGCGCAAGAGCGGCAACGTCGCCGA
Protein-coding sequences here:
- a CDS encoding sugar ABC transporter permease; amino-acid sequence: MGAHRRRHQPRRRGGGARRSQPGRGSRRARPRGRRHPGEAALVAATGRRGGGAHRGRIVSAALETRQARAGIAFAAPALLLIAGFFLLPVAASLLLSLTDFDIYAVADPDHLRVIGARNYLALARDPLFWRALVNTAVFVAVATPLSIAVSLTAALLVTAAAVRLAALFRTLFFVPVVTSLVAVAVVWRYLYHPRVGLLNYGLGLVGIAPRDWLGDPRLALAAIIVLAVWKGFGFNMVVFMAGLQSIRPSLYEAASVDGAGRWAQFRRITLPMLRPTTLFVTLMTLIGNCQLFAEPYIMTRGGPSNRTLSVVLYMYEQGFRWWNLGYAAALAFVLFAVILAVSLLARPRAVAA
- a CDS encoding glucan biosynthesis protein G, which produces MIRVEDALALSRPCGGRQIALVLLLGLALLGIATPRAAAAFGFEDVTAKAQALAKASYQEPPQVPGWLRDLTYDQWRDIRFRRERALWKDQKLPFQVQFFHPGLYYDRPVAINVVSDGGVKPVAFSPNDFDYGRNEFASRVPQNLGYAGFRVHAPIKKPNYYDEVIVFLGASYFRAVGKNEVFGMSARALAVDTALSSGEEFPYFREFWLVTPKPKDTKLTIYALLDSPSIAGAYQFVVDPGDPTTVAVAARLFPRRKIEKLGIAPLTTMFFVGENSQRTYEDFRPEVHDSDGLLINFNSGEWLWRPLDNPRTLQVSSFRTAHPLGFGLLQRDRNFDHYQDLETRPELRPSTWVAPQGDWGQGSVELVEIPTKADINDNVVAFWVPSKPPEPGQMGSYAYTLYWYTDLPSISPSGRVVATRRDRGTADNAYRFVIDFAGKKLESLPEDTVLRGVVTIASGDDTAELLDQQVVKNPVTGGWRLTFQIRPLKSDPVELRAFLDQGGNSLTETWSDVIHP